In one Prochlorococcus marinus XMU1404 genomic region, the following are encoded:
- a CDS encoding pseudaminic acid biosynthesis-associated methylase translates to MKKFETEQENFWAGEFGNDYIERNKNSELVEYNLNLFSKALGKKNNFANCIEFGSNIGNNIKALKKLYPDLEFHAVEINEEAIEILKEEIPNENIIKNSILNFESDQKWDLVLIKGVLIHINPSMLEKVYKILVKATNKYLLLAEYYSRNPETLDYRGFEEKLYKRDFAGEILDLYPEMILIDYGFAYHRDTRFPLDINWFLLEKS, encoded by the coding sequence GTGAAAAAATTTGAAACTGAACAAGAAAATTTTTGGGCAGGTGAATTTGGCAATGACTATATAGAAAGAAATAAAAATAGTGAACTAGTTGAATATAATTTAAATCTTTTTTCAAAAGCTTTAGGTAAAAAAAATAATTTTGCAAATTGTATAGAGTTTGGATCAAATATTGGCAATAATATTAAAGCCTTAAAGAAATTGTATCCAGACCTTGAATTTCATGCCGTAGAAATAAATGAAGAAGCCATCGAAATATTAAAGGAAGAAATACCAAATGAAAATATTATTAAAAATTCAATTTTAAATTTTGAATCTGATCAAAAATGGGACCTTGTCCTAATTAAAGGTGTTCTTATTCATATTAATCCTTCAATGCTGGAAAAAGTTTACAAAATACTAGTAAAAGCTACCAACAAATATTTGCTTCTAGCAGAGTATTATAGTAGAAATCCAGAAACTTTAGATTATAGAGGATTCGAGGAAAAATTATATAAAAGGGATTTCGCTGGAGAGATTTTAGATTTATATCCCGAGATGATTTTAATAGATTATGGATTTGCCTATCATAGAGATACTAGATTTCCACTTGATATCAATTGGTTTTTACTAGAAAAATCATAA
- a CDS encoding GNAT family N-acetyltransferase, whose amino-acid sequence MLDLDLKLKILEENDVNQNYVDWFKDPEVIKYSDNQYRSFSLEGQKKYVRKCISNKDIDLYGIFCQNHHIGNIVIEGINSIHKRAEITYLVGNKNYWGKGVGFFAVSEIIKISKNFYGLNKLFAGIAENNIASMKVLEKNGFSLEGKKFDHLFYNGEFHNQLDFGLIL is encoded by the coding sequence ATGCTCGATTTAGATCTTAAATTAAAAATCTTGGAAGAGAATGATGTTAATCAAAACTATGTTGATTGGTTTAAGGATCCTGAAGTAATAAAGTATTCTGATAATCAATATCGCTCATTTTCACTTGAAGGACAGAAAAAATATGTCAGAAAATGTATATCTAATAAAGATATTGATTTGTATGGAATTTTCTGCCAAAATCATCATATCGGTAATATAGTCATTGAAGGAATAAATTCTATTCATAAACGAGCCGAAATTACATATCTTGTTGGTAATAAAAATTATTGGGGAAAAGGTGTTGGATTTTTTGCTGTATCAGAAATTATAAAAATATCTAAGAATTTTTATGGCTTAAATAAGCTCTTTGCTGGTATAGCCGAAAATAATATTGCTAGCATGAAAGTTTTAGAAAAAAACGGATTTTCTTTAGAGGGTAAAAAATTTGACCATTTATTTTATAACGGCGAGTTTCATAATCAATTAGATTTTGGATTAATTCTGTAA
- a CDS encoding methyltransferase domain-containing protein, translating into MSIRRVKKASEFYEDLASRINKGQFKNTDILNGRGKSTGLTQKRIKFVIKNIKNYKNHYKSIVDFGCGDGSFLSELVEFSDNLTGLLPSNSEVNLTRKNLKTKDLNKKIEIVKGLTTSSNLKSNNIDFIICNSVLHLNGFTLEIVEKSLRNFSKLQKNSGTLYIGELPEIEENFYKREKSIIRKIQYFYKGKNFLKATILYFYHLFIRIFSKRIFYTPTEDMFYMSINDFENLLNKYGYKVIKIYDSNTNKVIRNKDKENIELRRLDYLCKKVS; encoded by the coding sequence ATGTCGATTCGAAGAGTAAAAAAAGCTTCAGAATTTTATGAAGATCTTGCAAGTAGAATTAATAAAGGTCAATTTAAAAATACTGATATTCTAAATGGCAGAGGTAAGTCAACTGGACTTACCCAAAAAAGAATTAAATTTGTAATAAAGAATATAAAAAATTATAAAAACCATTATAAATCTATTGTTGATTTTGGTTGTGGCGATGGTTCATTTTTGTCAGAATTAGTAGAATTTAGTGATAATCTTACTGGTTTATTACCTTCAAACTCTGAGGTAAATCTTACGAGGAAAAATTTAAAAACAAAAGATTTAAATAAGAAAATTGAAATTGTAAAAGGTCTTACGACTTCATCCAATCTAAAATCAAATAATATTGATTTTATAATTTGTAATTCAGTATTACATTTAAATGGCTTTACATTAGAAATTGTAGAAAAAAGTCTTAGAAATTTTTCAAAACTACAGAAAAATAGTGGAACATTATATATTGGTGAATTACCAGAAATAGAAGAAAATTTTTATAAGAGAGAAAAATCAATAATCCGAAAAATTCAATATTTTTATAAAGGTAAAAATTTTTTAAAAGCTACGATTTTATATTTTTATCATCTTTTTATAAGGATTTTCTCAAAAAGAATATTTTATACACCTACTGAGGATATGTTTTATATGTCAATTAATGATTTCGAAAATCTATTAAATAAATATGGATATAAAGTAATTAAGATTTATGATAGTAATACAAATAAAGTGATTAGAAATAAAGATAAAGAAAACATAGAATTAAGAAGATTAGATTATTTATGCAAAAAAGTTTCTTAA